Proteins encoded by one window of Corallococcus exiguus:
- a CDS encoding aldo/keto reductase has product MQKRRLGNSDMDLTALGFGAWAIGGGSWVFAWGAQDDAQSIEAIQRALDSGINWIDTAAVYGLGHSEDVVARALKGRDKRPYVFTKCGMVWDDEGKVSRRLKADSVRKECEASLRRLKVDAIDLYQVHWPVDAEAELEEGWTALVELQRQGKVRWLGVSNFNVSQLERVRRIAPVTSLQPQYSLIHQDIEDELLPYCQKQGIGVIVYSPMASGLLTGAMTRERILAMPDDDWRRGSADFQEPKLSHHLSLVERMREVGARHGRSPAEVALAWTLRDPAVTAAIVGARSAKQVEGFIHAGDFRLTSEEVREVEEVLGAGSAMAPGGIYA; this is encoded by the coding sequence ATGCAGAAGCGACGGTTGGGCAATTCCGACATGGACCTCACGGCGCTGGGGTTCGGCGCGTGGGCCATTGGAGGGGGCAGCTGGGTGTTCGCCTGGGGCGCGCAGGACGACGCGCAGTCCATTGAAGCCATCCAGCGCGCGTTGGATTCGGGCATCAACTGGATTGATACGGCGGCGGTGTATGGGCTGGGGCACTCCGAGGACGTGGTGGCCCGGGCGCTGAAGGGCCGGGACAAGCGCCCGTATGTCTTCACCAAGTGCGGGATGGTCTGGGATGACGAGGGCAAGGTCAGCCGCAGGTTGAAGGCGGACTCGGTGCGCAAGGAGTGTGAGGCGTCGCTGCGCCGGCTGAAGGTGGATGCCATTGATTTGTATCAGGTGCACTGGCCGGTGGATGCCGAGGCGGAGCTTGAAGAGGGATGGACGGCGCTTGTGGAGCTGCAACGGCAGGGCAAGGTGCGCTGGTTGGGCGTGTCCAACTTCAATGTCTCGCAGCTGGAGCGGGTGCGGCGCATTGCTCCGGTCACGTCGTTGCAGCCGCAGTACTCGCTCATCCATCAGGACATCGAGGACGAACTGCTGCCCTACTGCCAGAAACAGGGCATCGGGGTGATTGTGTATTCACCCATGGCGTCCGGCCTGCTGACCGGGGCGATGACACGCGAGCGCATCCTGGCAATGCCAGATGACGACTGGCGCCGCGGGAGCGCGGACTTCCAGGAGCCGAAGCTGTCGCATCACCTGTCGCTGGTGGAGCGCATGCGTGAAGTGGGCGCGAGGCATGGGCGTTCTCCAGCGGAGGTGGCCCTTGCCTGGACGTTGCGGGATCCGGCCGTCACCGCCGCCATCGTGGGGGCGCGCAGCGCGAAGCAGGTGGAGGGTTTCATCCACGCGGGGGACTTCCGGCTGACGTCCGAGGAGGTCCGCGAGGTGGAGGAGGTCCTGGGGGCCGGCTCCGCGATGGCGCCTGGCGGCATCTACGCCTGA
- a CDS encoding cysteine dioxygenase, which yields MLRARRAAPGGLAGVDARMAGLHLEPTSLKPYLHFLPGRYTRNLVHRDEGMEIIVNCWSPGVASPIHDHDGQECWFSIQRGEFLLENYPLLEGGTQPGLARLGAPVRVGPVGAGHVDFRDPGTSIHRVSIAGNAPGITLHVYAGPVASCLVFDPRRHRCASHALRYHSIFGRPVRPNEGRVPVPLHV from the coding sequence ATGCTCCGCGCGCGCCGTGCCGCTCCCGGGGGACTCGCGGGGGTGGACGCGCGGATGGCGGGGCTGCACCTGGAGCCCACCAGCCTCAAGCCCTACCTGCACTTCCTACCGGGCCGCTACACGCGCAACCTCGTCCACCGCGACGAGGGCATGGAGATCATCGTCAACTGCTGGTCGCCGGGCGTGGCCTCGCCCATCCATGACCATGACGGTCAGGAGTGCTGGTTCAGCATCCAGCGCGGCGAGTTCCTCCTGGAGAACTACCCCCTGCTGGAGGGCGGAACGCAGCCCGGCCTGGCGCGGCTGGGGGCGCCGGTGCGAGTGGGGCCGGTGGGCGCCGGGCACGTGGACTTCCGCGACCCGGGCACCTCCATCCACCGCGTGAGCATCGCCGGCAACGCGCCGGGCATCACGCTGCACGTCTACGCCGGACCGGTGGCCAGCTGTCTCGTGTTCGATCCGCGGCGCCACCGCTGCGCGTCACACGCCCTGCGCTACCACAGCATCTTCGGGCGGCCGGTGCGGCCCAACGAAGGCCGCGTCCCGGTCCCCCTGCACGTCTGA
- the sppA gene encoding signal peptide peptidase SppA codes for MKRFFIGALAFIGALSILFVVGVVGLLMLAASSKPGVPSNLVLELDLQQPLPEYTLDTSLAGAFGEEPTSLRDVVEGLEKGATDPRVKSLVVRIGQPGSSAQVQELRDAVKAFRASGKRAVAYADGFGEAGNGTGAYYLASAFDAVYIQPSGDVGLTGLVMETPFARDAFAKLGVKPEFGKRAEFKNAVNTFTDESYGPHQREATEAFGGGLFQQVVKGVAEGRKLTEDEVRALIDRAPFMGQAAVDAKLVDGLRYRDEIHDELKKQAGDGAEFLYVDKYLERAGRPHQTGTTIALIYGVGEVLRGKSQSNPLSGGQVMGGDTVAAAFRKAVEDPSVKAILFRVDSPGGSYSASDTIRREVQRAREAGKPVIVSMGTYAASGGYFVAMAGDKIVAQPGTLTGSIGVYNGKFVTSELWAKLGVNFDTIAFGKNATFSSSDQGFTPEQRAQLESELDTIYLDFTSRAAQARNMPLEKLQAVAKGRVWTGEDALERGLVDALGGYPKALELAREAAKLEKDAPVRIVVFPRPRPTGQVLSELLGKHEADNSDDEATGHAAMSSQVLEQVRAVYRVGAKLGLTGQGAEGRMLYAPLPEVRW; via the coding sequence ATGAAACGCTTCTTCATTGGCGCGCTGGCCTTCATTGGAGCGCTGTCCATCCTCTTCGTGGTGGGTGTGGTGGGGCTGTTGATGCTCGCGGCATCGAGCAAGCCAGGCGTGCCGTCCAACCTGGTGCTGGAGCTGGACCTGCAGCAGCCGCTGCCGGAGTACACGCTGGACACGTCCCTGGCGGGCGCCTTCGGCGAGGAACCCACGTCACTCCGGGACGTAGTGGAGGGCCTGGAGAAGGGCGCCACGGACCCCCGGGTGAAGTCGTTGGTGGTGCGAATCGGGCAGCCGGGCAGCTCGGCGCAGGTGCAGGAGCTGCGGGACGCGGTGAAGGCCTTCCGCGCGTCGGGCAAGCGAGCGGTGGCCTACGCGGATGGCTTCGGTGAGGCGGGCAACGGCACGGGCGCCTACTACCTCGCGAGCGCCTTCGACGCCGTCTACATCCAGCCCTCCGGCGACGTGGGGCTCACCGGCCTGGTGATGGAGACGCCCTTCGCGCGCGACGCCTTCGCGAAGCTCGGCGTGAAGCCGGAGTTCGGCAAGCGCGCCGAGTTCAAGAACGCCGTCAACACCTTCACCGACGAGTCCTACGGCCCCCACCAGCGCGAGGCCACCGAGGCCTTCGGCGGCGGCCTCTTCCAGCAGGTGGTGAAGGGCGTGGCCGAGGGCCGCAAGCTGACCGAGGACGAGGTGCGCGCGCTCATCGACCGCGCGCCCTTCATGGGACAGGCGGCCGTGGACGCGAAGCTGGTGGACGGGCTGCGCTACCGCGACGAGATCCACGACGAGCTGAAGAAGCAGGCCGGAGACGGCGCGGAGTTCCTCTACGTGGACAAGTACCTGGAGCGTGCGGGCCGGCCGCACCAGACGGGCACCACCATCGCGCTCATCTACGGCGTGGGTGAGGTGCTGCGCGGCAAGAGCCAGTCCAACCCGCTCTCCGGCGGCCAGGTGATGGGCGGCGACACGGTGGCGGCGGCCTTCCGCAAGGCGGTGGAGGACCCGTCCGTGAAGGCCATCCTCTTCCGCGTGGACAGCCCGGGCGGCAGCTACTCCGCCAGCGACACCATCCGCCGGGAGGTGCAGCGCGCGCGTGAAGCGGGCAAGCCCGTCATCGTCTCCATGGGGACGTACGCAGCCAGCGGCGGCTACTTCGTGGCCATGGCCGGGGACAAGATCGTCGCCCAGCCGGGCACGCTGACGGGGAGCATCGGCGTGTACAACGGCAAGTTCGTCACGTCGGAGCTGTGGGCGAAGCTGGGCGTGAACTTCGACACCATCGCCTTCGGCAAGAACGCCACCTTCTCCAGCTCCGACCAGGGGTTCACCCCCGAGCAGCGCGCGCAGTTGGAGTCCGAGCTGGACACCATCTACCTGGACTTCACCAGCCGCGCCGCCCAGGCGCGGAACATGCCGCTGGAGAAGCTCCAGGCGGTCGCGAAGGGGCGCGTGTGGACGGGCGAGGACGCGCTGGAGCGCGGACTGGTGGACGCGCTCGGCGGCTACCCGAAGGCGCTGGAGCTGGCCCGCGAGGCCGCGAAGCTGGAGAAGGACGCCCCGGTCCGCATCGTCGTCTTCCCGCGCCCCCGGCCCACGGGCCAGGTGCTGTCGGAGCTCCTGGGCAAGCACGAAGCGGACAACAGCGATGACGAGGCCACCGGCCACGCCGCCATGTCGTCCCAGGTGCTGGAGCAGGTGCGGGCCGTGTACCGCGTGGGCGCGAAGCTGGGCCTCACCGGGCAGGGCGCGGAGGGGCGCATGCTGTACGCGCCGCTTCCGGAGGTGCGCTGGTAG
- a CDS encoding M16 family metallopeptidase → MTRRTPLALLAVLLVAAPPVWARAPAPLPKPAASSTARAQTKPAALTPVASVEGITEYRLPNGLRVLLFPDPTKATVTVNVTYLVGSKHEGYGETGMAHLLEHLMFKGTPTTPNVPQALTERGARPNGTTWLDRTNYYETLPASDDNLSWALSFEADRMVHSFIARKDLDSEMTVVRNEFESGENDPRGILFKRTMSAAYRWHNYGKATIGAKADLEHVPIDRLQAFYRRYYRPDNATLVIAGLFQPEKALALVQSTFGKLQKPAEPVPVTYTEEPTQDGEREVTLRRVGDNQLISSVYHVPEGAHPDFAAIDVLTQVLGDVPSGRLYKSLVETKKASRAGAFNFQLRDPGVIGFRAEARQDQPLPPVREALIKTVEEASRTPFTDEEVNRAKTALAKQTELLLNNSERAAILLSEWAAVGDWRLLFLHRDRIEAVTPADVTRVAAAYLKSSNRTMGTFVPTPKPDRSELPPAVDVAKMVDGYQGKAAVAQGEAFDPSPANIESRVQRGELANGVKYALLPKKTRGEMVNLALDLRWGTAETLNGKLPAATYAGGMLMRGTTKHTRQQLYDALDKLKARVGVDGGAMGASVSIECPRASLPEVLKLVAEVLREPAFDAKEFALLKQERLASLESQRSEPQPQASIAFWRLLSSQYPKGHPYYVPTLDERLADAKAVTLEQARDFHRKFYGASRGELAVVGDFDAKELTSLVGPLLDGWKSPAPYARVPRTFQDVAPKSVVLEMPDKANAYFLAGQLLQIRDDHADWPGMMMGNFMLGGGFLNSRLATRVRQQDGLSYGVGSSLSAQELDTVGWFLTYAIYAPQNAQKLEAAMREEVTRAVQKGFTQQELDKARAGLLEYRQSARAQDGNLAQQLTEGLYLGRTLKFDAELEAKLQKLTAEDVRKALSNHLDFSKATLVRAGDFANVAKQQAPVPASGPAKAPAAP, encoded by the coding sequence ATGACGCGTCGTACACCGCTCGCCCTGCTGGCTGTCCTGCTCGTGGCGGCCCCGCCCGTGTGGGCCCGGGCCCCGGCTCCCCTTCCGAAACCCGCTGCCTCCTCGACCGCGCGCGCCCAGACGAAGCCGGCCGCCCTGACCCCCGTCGCGAGCGTGGAGGGCATCACCGAATACCGCCTGCCCAATGGCCTTCGCGTCCTGCTCTTCCCGGACCCCACCAAGGCCACCGTCACCGTCAACGTCACCTACCTGGTGGGCAGCAAGCACGAGGGCTACGGCGAGACGGGCATGGCGCACCTGCTCGAACACCTGATGTTCAAGGGCACGCCCACCACCCCCAACGTGCCCCAGGCCCTCACCGAACGCGGCGCGCGTCCCAACGGCACCACCTGGTTGGATCGCACCAACTACTACGAGACCCTGCCCGCATCGGACGACAACCTGTCGTGGGCGCTGTCCTTCGAAGCGGACCGCATGGTCCACAGCTTCATCGCGCGCAAGGACCTGGACAGCGAGATGACCGTGGTCCGCAACGAGTTCGAGTCCGGCGAGAACGATCCGCGCGGCATCCTCTTCAAGCGCACCATGAGCGCCGCGTACCGCTGGCACAACTACGGCAAGGCCACCATCGGCGCGAAGGCGGACCTGGAGCACGTGCCCATCGACCGGCTCCAGGCCTTCTACCGGCGCTACTACCGCCCCGACAACGCGACGCTCGTCATCGCTGGACTCTTCCAGCCGGAGAAGGCCCTGGCGCTCGTGCAGTCCACCTTCGGCAAGCTGCAGAAGCCCGCGGAGCCCGTGCCCGTCACGTACACCGAGGAGCCCACCCAGGACGGTGAGCGCGAAGTGACGCTGCGCCGCGTGGGCGACAACCAGCTCATCTCCAGCGTCTACCACGTGCCCGAGGGCGCCCACCCCGACTTCGCCGCCATCGACGTGCTCACCCAGGTGCTGGGCGATGTGCCGTCCGGCCGCCTCTACAAGTCGCTCGTGGAGACGAAGAAGGCCTCGCGCGCGGGCGCGTTCAACTTCCAGCTGCGCGACCCGGGCGTCATCGGCTTCCGCGCCGAGGCCCGCCAGGATCAGCCCCTGCCCCCCGTGCGTGAAGCGTTGATCAAGACCGTGGAGGAGGCCTCCCGCACGCCCTTCACCGACGAAGAGGTGAACCGCGCGAAGACGGCCCTCGCGAAGCAGACGGAGCTGCTGCTCAACAACTCCGAGCGCGCCGCCATCCTCCTGTCCGAGTGGGCCGCCGTGGGCGACTGGCGCCTGCTTTTCCTGCACCGCGACCGCATCGAGGCCGTCACGCCCGCGGACGTCACCCGCGTGGCCGCCGCGTACCTCAAGAGCTCCAACCGCACGATGGGCACCTTCGTGCCCACGCCGAAGCCGGACCGCTCGGAGCTGCCGCCCGCGGTGGACGTGGCGAAGATGGTGGACGGCTACCAGGGCAAGGCCGCCGTCGCCCAGGGCGAGGCCTTCGACCCCTCCCCCGCCAACATCGAGTCTCGCGTGCAGCGCGGCGAGCTGGCCAACGGCGTGAAGTACGCGCTGCTGCCCAAGAAGACGCGCGGTGAGATGGTCAACCTGGCGCTGGACCTGCGCTGGGGCACCGCGGAGACCTTGAACGGCAAGCTGCCCGCCGCCACCTACGCGGGCGGCATGTTGATGCGCGGCACCACGAAGCACACCCGCCAGCAGCTCTACGACGCGCTCGACAAGCTCAAGGCCCGCGTGGGCGTGGACGGCGGCGCGATGGGCGCCAGCGTCTCCATCGAGTGCCCTCGCGCGAGCCTCCCGGAGGTTCTCAAGCTGGTGGCCGAGGTGCTGCGCGAGCCCGCGTTCGACGCGAAGGAGTTCGCGCTCCTCAAGCAGGAGCGGCTGGCCTCGCTGGAGTCGCAGCGCAGCGAGCCGCAGCCCCAGGCCAGCATCGCGTTCTGGCGCCTGCTCAGCTCCCAGTACCCCAAGGGCCACCCGTACTACGTGCCCACCCTGGATGAACGCCTGGCCGACGCGAAGGCCGTCACGCTGGAGCAGGCGCGCGACTTCCATCGCAAGTTCTACGGCGCCTCGCGCGGGGAGCTCGCGGTGGTGGGTGACTTCGACGCGAAGGAGCTCACCTCGCTCGTGGGCCCCCTGCTCGACGGATGGAAGAGCCCGGCACCCTACGCGCGCGTGCCCCGCACGTTCCAGGACGTGGCTCCGAAGTCAGTCGTGCTGGAGATGCCGGACAAGGCCAACGCGTACTTCCTCGCGGGACAGCTGCTCCAGATTCGCGACGACCACGCGGACTGGCCCGGCATGATGATGGGCAACTTCATGCTGGGCGGTGGCTTCCTCAACTCGCGGCTGGCCACGCGCGTGCGTCAGCAGGACGGCCTGTCCTATGGCGTGGGCAGCAGCCTGTCCGCCCAGGAGCTGGACACCGTGGGCTGGTTCCTCACCTACGCCATCTACGCGCCGCAGAACGCCCAGAAGCTGGAGGCGGCCATGCGCGAGGAGGTCACCCGCGCCGTGCAGAAGGGCTTCACGCAGCAGGAGCTGGACAAGGCGCGCGCGGGCCTCCTGGAGTACCGGCAGTCCGCCCGGGCGCAGGATGGGAACCTGGCGCAGCAGCTGACCGAAGGCCTTTATCTGGGCCGCACGCTGAAGTTCGACGCGGAGCTGGAGGCGAAGCTCCAGAAGCTGACCGCCGAGGACGTGCGCAAGGCCCTGTCCAACCACCTGGACTTCAGCAAGGCCACCCTCGTGCGCGCGGGTGACTTCGCGAACGTCGCCAAGCAGCAGGCCCCGGTTCCCGCTTCGGGGCCGGCCAAGGCTCCCGCGGCTCCGTAA